The Arachis hypogaea cultivar Tifrunner chromosome 16, arahy.Tifrunner.gnm2.J5K5, whole genome shotgun sequence genome contains a region encoding:
- the LOC112756532 gene encoding protein FAR1-RELATED SEQUENCE 5-like, with product MSQELGDELDGEEIFEELTYYDYDDAYGLDSIEDLLKLDFLSIGEVEVDKFHFGTLPIAFEFYNKFAKSQGFSARKDKNWKNSSDETYMQRFVCFRQGYRLEKWYTLPNRKREPKTETRTGCEAQFQVKFVGVTGRWHVTQFSNVHNHELLEGRLSRLLPGHRSMSKAEIPLMNNMRKSRISTSQVYALLASQSGYFDKLNYGPRDMYNQIAKARCDILEDVGRALNYLEEMAVKDKPLYRRASCDGWKVSKSLLVCDGLCREDYELFGDVVAFDATYNKNKYKCPFVVFIGVNHHNQTVVFAACIVTDETDETYIWVLQQFLEAMKGRAWCTKL from the coding sequence ATGAGTCAAGAGTTGGGTGATGAGTTAGACGGTGAGGAGATATTTGAAGAATTGACAtattatgattatgatgatgCATATGGATTGGATTCAATTGAGGATTTATTGAAACTTGACTTTTTAAGCATTGGTGAGGTTGAAGTTGACAAGTTTCACTTTGGAACCCTACCCATTGCTTTTGAATTTTACAACAAATTTGCAAAGAGCCAAGGTTTCAGtgcaagaaaagacaaaaattggAAGAACTCAAGTGACGAGACCTACATGCAGAGGTTCGTGTGTTTTCGGCAAGGATATCGATTAGAGAAGTGGTACACTTTGCCAAATAGAAAAAGGGAACCAAAGACTGAGACAAGAACCGGGTGCGAAGCTCAATTCCAAGTCAAGTTTGTAGGGGTAACTGGAAGATGGCATGTGACCCAATTTTCAAATGTTCATAATCACGAACTATTGGAAGGCCGGTTGAGCAGGTTATTGCCAGGTCATCGGAGTATGTCCAAAGCCGAAATTCCACTCATGAACAATATGCGCAAGTCGAGGATTAGCACATCCCAGGTTTATGCTTTGCTAGCAAGTCAAAGTGGCTATTTTGACAAGTTGAACTATGGCCCTAGAGACATGTACAATCAAATAGCTAAGGCGAGGTGTGATATTCTAGAGGATGTGGGTAGAGCATTAAATTATTTGGAGGAGATGGCTGTGAAGGATAAACCTTTATACCGAAGAGCTTCATGCGACGGATGGAAGGTTAGTAAATCTCTTTTGGTGTGTGATGGTTTATGTAGAGAGGACTATGAATTGTTTGGAGATGTTGTTGCGTTTGATGCTACATACAACAAGAATAAATATAAGTGTCCTTTTGTTGTGTTCATAGGTGTCAACCATCACAACCAAACTGTTGTCTTTGCTGCATGCATTGTAACAGATGAGACGGATGAGACTTATATATGGGTGTTGCAACAGTTTTTGGAGGCAATGAAGGGTAgagcctggtgcacgaaattgtga